One stretch of Dissulfurimicrobium hydrothermale DNA includes these proteins:
- a CDS encoding FixH family protein, translating into MKNVIIWVIVLLFVEGAAYAADGAMKQKVDDYTVAIAFEKMPPHVGDNTLKITVTDPTGKPLTNPVVRLRAYMQEEKITQKVEKMAYMVAPVDLEHKGSSCVATVEFTMQGRWIVDVAAANGNKHINTSFDIDVK; encoded by the coding sequence ATGAAGAATGTCATTATTTGGGTAATTGTTTTACTGTTTGTGGAAGGGGCAGCGTATGCGGCAGATGGAGCAATGAAACAGAAGGTGGATGACTACACTGTAGCCATTGCCTTTGAAAAAATGCCGCCGCATGTCGGAGACAATACCTTAAAAATTACTGTTACCGATCCAACAGGGAAGCCTTTGACAAATCCTGTCGTAAGATTGCGGGCTTATATGCAAGAAGAGAAGATTACCCAAAAGGTGGAAAAGATGGCATATATGGTTGCACCAGTGGATCTGGAACATAAGGGTTCCTCATGCGTCGCCACGGTCGAATTTACGATGCAGGGGCGCTGGATTGTCGATGTGGCAGCAGCAAACGGCAATAAACATATCAACACGTCATTCGATATTGATGTAAAATAA